In Juglans microcarpa x Juglans regia isolate MS1-56 chromosome 4S, Jm3101_v1.0, whole genome shotgun sequence, a single window of DNA contains:
- the LOC121262787 gene encoding ABC transporter G family member 4-like produces the protein MEDQSTDTPPPPPPAPAPALKSYKLTASSISYTKSSTINISSTTRAIAPLIFFFFKPCSILPPTNYILRDVSLTAYPSQILAIVGPSGAGKSTLLDILASRVSPTNGSLFLNSSPVNPSSFRKLSAYVPQHDACLPLLTVSETFAFAARLVHVPKTSDISAIVSSLLTELRLTHLANTRLAHGLSGGERRRVSIGLSLLHDPAVLLLDEPTSGLDSSSAFNVMQTLKSIATSRHRTVVLSIHQPSFKILSTIDRILLLSKGTVVHHGTLSSLQSFLVSNDLNVPPQLNALEYAMEVLNQLKELKPLTPPSVPDPSPNNSTASLDGDAKNVKYRSSRVHEILILYNRFWKIIYRTRQLLLTNTLEALVVGLVLGTIYINIGFDKQGIEKRFGFFAFTLTFLLSSTTETLPIFINERPILLRETSSGAYRISSYLMANTLVFLPYLLAIAIIYSVSVYFLVGLCSSWQAFAYFVMVIWVIVLMANSFVLFLSSLAPNYIAGTSLVTILLGAFFLFSGYFISSESMPKYWLFMHFLSMYKYALDALLINEYSCLVSRCFIWYEENKECMVTGGDVLQTRGLHEGHRWTNIYILVGFFVFYRVLCFLVLIRRVSRSKK, from the coding sequence ATGGAAGACCAATCTACAGACACGCCGCCACCGCCACCGCCGGCGCCGGCGCCGGCGCTAAAGAGCTACAAACTAACAGCCTCTTCAATCTCCTACACAAAATCAAGCACCATTAATATTTCCAGTACTACTAGAGCCATTGCACCcctgatcttcttcttcttcaaacctTGCTCCATACTCCCTCCCACTAATTACATCCTCCGTGATGTCTCCCTCACTGCATATCCCTCTCAAATCTTGGCCATTGTTGGCCCCAGCGGAGCTGGAAAATCCACCCTCTTAGACATTTTGGCTTCCCGAGTTTCACCCACAAATGGCTCTCTTTTTCTCAACTCTTCTCCCGTCAACCCTTCCTCATTCCGCAAACTCTCCGCCTATGTCCCTCAGCACGATGCATGCCTTCCCTTACTCACTGTTTCCGAGACTTTCGCCTTTGCTGCTCGCCTAGTGCATGTCCCAAAAACATCTGATATTTCCGCCATTGTTTCCTCTCTTCTGACCGAGCTCAGGCTCACGCATTTAGCAAACACCAGGCTTGCTCATGGCCTCTCGGGTGGGGAACGTAGACGCGTTTCCATAGGCCTAAGCCTTCTCCATGACCCTGCAGTATTGCTTCTTGACGAGCCAACTTCAGGCCTCGATAGCTCTTCTGCTTTCAACGTAATGCAAACACTTAAATCCATTGCCACTTCCCGTCACCGCACTGTGGTTTTGTCTATACACCAACCAAGCTTCAAAATCCTCTCCACCATTGACAGAATCCTTTTGCTTTCAAAAGGGACTGTGGTGCATCATGGGACACTTTCTTCACTGCAGTCTTTCTTGGTTTCGAATGACTTGAATGTTCCTCCACAGCTCAATGCATTAGAATACGCCATGGAAGTACTTAACCAACTCAAGGAGCTTAAACCCCTCACACCAccatcagtccctgatccatcACCCAATAATTCCACAGCCTCCCTTGATGGGGAtgcaaaaaatgtaaaatataggAGCTCTCGGGTGCATGAGATCCTCATCCTTTATAACAGGTTTTGGAAGATCATTTACAGAACCAGACAGCTTCTTCTAACCAACACATTGGAAGCTCTTGTTGTTGGTCTTGTTCTGGGAACAATTTACATCAATATTGGTTTTGACAAGCAAGGCATTGAAAAGAGGTTCGGTTTCTTCGCTTTCACTCTCACCTTCCTTCTCTCTTCTACAACTGAAACCCTTCCAATCTTCATCAATGAAAGGCCAATACTTTTAAGAGAAACTTCAAGCGGTGCTTATAGAATCTCTTCTTATCTCATGGCAAACACCCTCGTTTTCTTGCCCTACTTGCTCGCCATCGCAATCATATACTCGGTCTCGGTTTATTTCTTGGTCGGTCTTTGTTCTTCATGGCAAGCTTTTGCTTACTTTGTAATGGTTATCTGGGTCATAGTTCTGATGGCGAATTCTTTCGTGCTCTTCTTGAGCTCTCTTGCTCCAAACTACATTGCGGGTACTTCGCTCGTGACGATACTTTTAGGggctttctttctcttctctggCTACTTCATCTCCTCAGAAAGTATGCCAAAGTACTGGCTTTTCATGCATTTCCTCTCAATGTATAAGTATGCGCTTGATGCCCTACTCATCAATGAGTATTCTTGCCTTGTCTCGAGGTGTTTCATATGGTACGAAGAGAACAAAGAGTGCATGGTGACTGGCGGCGATGTGTTGCAGACGAGAGGGCTCCACGAGGGGCATAGATGGACGAATATTTACATCTTGGTTGGTTTCTTTGTGTTCTATCGCGTGCTTTGCTTTCTGGTTTTGATCAGAAGGGTTTCAAGATCCAAAAAGTGA